A single window of Drosophila suzukii chromosome 3, CBGP_Dsuzu_IsoJpt1.0, whole genome shotgun sequence DNA harbors:
- the wac gene encoding augmin complex subunit wac, protein MQSLKIQEEIKALKGLGQHLEEQLKLASVELGDFSDGDLALLDKCVHYYALSHIHEFNLNFMRDFYCAKKRDCIENRQTKVQQRIELQRIKSAIEEATRDVAVLERFMSAAEERLIPDIVVLQRNSQHLATKQALLDRQKTLKIPKDFNIESVIEKVNSLERR, encoded by the exons AGAGCTTGAAGATTCAAGAGGAAATCAAGGCTTTGAAGGGCCTTGGCCAGCACCTCGAAGAGCAGTTGAAGCTGGCGAGCGTCGAATTGGGGGACTTCTCAGATGGAGATCTGGCACTTCTTGACAAATGCGTGCATTACTATGCCCTTTCACACATCCACGAGTTCAATCTGAACTTCATGCGCGACTTTTACTGTGCTAAAAAGAGAGACTGCATCGAAAACAGGCAGACCAAAGTGCAACAACGCATAGAGTTGCAGCGCATTAAGTCTGCCATCGAGGAGGCAACTAGGGACGTAGCCGTCTTGGAACG GTTTATGTCTGCAGCGGAAGAGCGGCTGATTCCAGACATTGTAGTTTTGCAGCGTAACAGCCAACATCTTGCCACCAAACAGGCCTTGTTGGACAGACAAAAAACCCTCAAGATACCCAAGGATTTCAACATTGAAAGCGTCATTGAGAAGGTGAATTCGCTCGAGCGACGCTAG